A window of Tripterygium wilfordii isolate XIE 37 chromosome 7, ASM1340144v1, whole genome shotgun sequence contains these coding sequences:
- the LOC120002368 gene encoding SRSF protein kinase 3-like isoform X2, with protein sequence MAEEEDKRSRGESSDYTSEDEGTEDYRRGGYHPVRIGETFKHGCYVVQSKLGWGHFSTVWVAWDTQRSLYVALKVQKSASHYTEAAMDEIKILKQIAEGDPDNKKCVVKLLDHFKHSGPNGLHMCMVFEYLGDNLLTLIKYSDYRGVPLHMVKEICFHILVGLDYLHSQLSIIHTDLKPENVLLSSFIDPTRDPSKTNGPPILPTSNNKIVSVHGAVKDIKSSNGGLTKNQKKKIRKKAKKVAQGAGKDDSEEHEAGDHTPNAEDSNGQVKPSGNSAEEPVNGSVIRDVSAKSERVKDASQENHGRRRGSPSTMKKLLAAVDCNCKLVDFGNACWTHKQFTSDIQTRQYRCPEVILGSKYSTPADLWSFACLCFELATGDVLFDPHSGDNYDRDEDHLALMMELLGTMPRKIALRGRFSRDFFNRNGDLRHIRRLRSWPLNKVLIEKYSFSEQDANDMADFLVPILDFLPEKRPSAAECLNHPWITGRPRMLEPSMAANLPQPSSGIISETEIQQKDEKDTIEVYSG encoded by the exons ATGGCAGAGGAGGAGGACAAGCGCAGTCGTGGCGAATCGAGTGATTACACATCGGAGGATGAGGGAACAGAGGATTACAGGAGAGGAGGATACCATCCAGTGCGGATAGGGGAAACATTCAAGCATGGTTGTTATGTGGTTCAGAGCAAGCTCGGATGGGGTCATTTTTCCACTGTATGGGTCGCTTGGGACACCCAGAGATCG CTGTATGTGGCATTGAAAGTTCAAAAGAGTGCTTCGCATTACACTGAAGCTGCAATGGATGAGATAAAAATACTCAAGCAGATTGCAGAGGGAGATCCTGATAACAAAAAGTGTGTTGTGAAGCTTTTGGATCATTTCAAGCATTCAGGGCCAAATGGACTTCATATGTGTATGGTTTTTGAGTACTTGGGAGATAACCTTTTGACACTTATTAAGTATAGTGATTACCGAGGGGTTCCTTTACATATGGTCAAAGAGATTTGTTTTCATATACTAGTAGGTTTGGATTACTTGCATAGCCAGCTTTCAATTATTCACACTGACTTGAAGCCGGAAAATGTCTTGCTTTCGTCATTCATTGATCCAACCAGAGATCCTAGCAAAACGAATGGTCCTCCCATCCTTCCAACTAGTAATAACAAAATTGTGTCTGTGCATGGTGCGGTAAAAGATATTAAGAGTTCAAATGGGGGTCTGACCAagaatcaaaaaaagaagattcgAAAGAAGGCGAAGAAGGTTGCTCAAGGAGCAGGGAAAGATGACTCTGAAGAACATGAAGCTGGAGATCATACACCCAATGCAGAGGATTCTAATGGTCAAGTAAAGCCAAGTGGGAATTCTGCTGAGGAACCAGTAAATGGTTCCGTGATTAGAGATGTTTCAGCAAAGAGTGAGAGAGTCAAGGATGCATCTCAAGAGAATCATGGTCGCAGAAGAGGAAGCCCGTCCACAATGAAAAAGCTCTTAGCAGCAGTTGATTGCAATTGCAAATTGGTTGATTTTGGAAATGCTTGTTGGACTCACAAGCAGTTTACGAGTGATATCCAGACAAGGCAGTATCGGTGTCCAGAGGTTATTCTTGGATCTAAATATTCAACTCCAGCAGATCTCTGGTCCTTTGCTTGCCTATGCTTTGAGCTTGCCACTGGAGATGTTCTTTTCGATCCTCATAGTGGTGATAACTACGACAGGGATGAG GATCACTTAGCATTGATGATGGAGCTTCTTGGGACGATGCCACGCAAG ATTGCACTACGTGGCCGCTTTTCTCGAGATTTCTTCAATAGAAATGGAGATTTAAGGCATATCCGCCGGTTACGCTCTTGGCCACTTAATAAGGTGTTGATTGAGAAGTACAGTTTCAGCGAGCAAGATGCTAATGACATGGCAGACTTCCTTGTCCCCATTCTTGATTTTTTGCCTGAGAAAAGGCCATCAGCAGCTGAATGCCTTAATCATCCATGGATCACTGGAAGACCCCGAATGCTTGAGCCTTCTATGGCAGCTAATCTTCCCCAGCCTTCAAGTGGGATTATATCTGAAACGGAGATACAACAGAAGGATGAGAAGGACACCATAGAG GTGTACTCTGGTTGA
- the LOC120002368 gene encoding SRSF protein kinase 3-like isoform X1, giving the protein MAEEEDKRSRGESSDYTSEDEGTEDYRRGGYHPVRIGETFKHGCYVVQSKLGWGHFSTVWVAWDTQRSLYVALKVQKSASHYTEAAMDEIKILKQIAEGDPDNKKCVVKLLDHFKHSGPNGLHMCMVFEYLGDNLLTLIKYSDYRGVPLHMVKEICFHILVGLDYLHSQLSIIHTDLKPENVLLSSFIDPTRDPSKTNGPPILPTSNNKIVSVHGAVKDIKSSNGGLTKNQKKKIRKKAKKVAQGAGKDDSEEHEAGDHTPNAEDSNGQVKPSGNSAEEPVNGSVIRDVSAKSERVKDASQENHGRRRGSPSTMKKLLAAVDCNCKLVDFGNACWTHKQFTSDIQTRQYRCPEVILGSKYSTPADLWSFACLCFELATGDVLFDPHSGDNYDRDEDHLALMMELLGTMPRKIALRGRFSRDFFNRNGDLRHIRRLRSWPLNKVLIEKYSFSEQDANDMADFLVPILDFLPEKRPSAAECLNHPWITGRPRMLEPSMAANLPQPSSGIISETEIQQKDEKDTIEFGLGNMTIIEASKPSRKPPPIVNPPN; this is encoded by the exons ATGGCAGAGGAGGAGGACAAGCGCAGTCGTGGCGAATCGAGTGATTACACATCGGAGGATGAGGGAACAGAGGATTACAGGAGAGGAGGATACCATCCAGTGCGGATAGGGGAAACATTCAAGCATGGTTGTTATGTGGTTCAGAGCAAGCTCGGATGGGGTCATTTTTCCACTGTATGGGTCGCTTGGGACACCCAGAGATCG CTGTATGTGGCATTGAAAGTTCAAAAGAGTGCTTCGCATTACACTGAAGCTGCAATGGATGAGATAAAAATACTCAAGCAGATTGCAGAGGGAGATCCTGATAACAAAAAGTGTGTTGTGAAGCTTTTGGATCATTTCAAGCATTCAGGGCCAAATGGACTTCATATGTGTATGGTTTTTGAGTACTTGGGAGATAACCTTTTGACACTTATTAAGTATAGTGATTACCGAGGGGTTCCTTTACATATGGTCAAAGAGATTTGTTTTCATATACTAGTAGGTTTGGATTACTTGCATAGCCAGCTTTCAATTATTCACACTGACTTGAAGCCGGAAAATGTCTTGCTTTCGTCATTCATTGATCCAACCAGAGATCCTAGCAAAACGAATGGTCCTCCCATCCTTCCAACTAGTAATAACAAAATTGTGTCTGTGCATGGTGCGGTAAAAGATATTAAGAGTTCAAATGGGGGTCTGACCAagaatcaaaaaaagaagattcgAAAGAAGGCGAAGAAGGTTGCTCAAGGAGCAGGGAAAGATGACTCTGAAGAACATGAAGCTGGAGATCATACACCCAATGCAGAGGATTCTAATGGTCAAGTAAAGCCAAGTGGGAATTCTGCTGAGGAACCAGTAAATGGTTCCGTGATTAGAGATGTTTCAGCAAAGAGTGAGAGAGTCAAGGATGCATCTCAAGAGAATCATGGTCGCAGAAGAGGAAGCCCGTCCACAATGAAAAAGCTCTTAGCAGCAGTTGATTGCAATTGCAAATTGGTTGATTTTGGAAATGCTTGTTGGACTCACAAGCAGTTTACGAGTGATATCCAGACAAGGCAGTATCGGTGTCCAGAGGTTATTCTTGGATCTAAATATTCAACTCCAGCAGATCTCTGGTCCTTTGCTTGCCTATGCTTTGAGCTTGCCACTGGAGATGTTCTTTTCGATCCTCATAGTGGTGATAACTACGACAGGGATGAG GATCACTTAGCATTGATGATGGAGCTTCTTGGGACGATGCCACGCAAG ATTGCACTACGTGGCCGCTTTTCTCGAGATTTCTTCAATAGAAATGGAGATTTAAGGCATATCCGCCGGTTACGCTCTTGGCCACTTAATAAGGTGTTGATTGAGAAGTACAGTTTCAGCGAGCAAGATGCTAATGACATGGCAGACTTCCTTGTCCCCATTCTTGATTTTTTGCCTGAGAAAAGGCCATCAGCAGCTGAATGCCTTAATCATCCATGGATCACTGGAAGACCCCGAATGCTTGAGCCTTCTATGGCAGCTAATCTTCCCCAGCCTTCAAGTGGGATTATATCTGAAACGGAGATACAACAGAAGGATGAGAAGGACACCATAGAGTTTGGTCTGGGAAATATGACAATTATTGAAGCTTCAAAGCCATCTAGAAAACCTCCTCCTATTGTAAATCCTCCAAATTAG